Proteins encoded in a region of the Moritella marina ATCC 15381 genome:
- a CDS encoding universal stress protein, protein MTINNILCPTDFSDTANKAINYAAEMAITHDATLHLVSVINEIHGFDSFQVLAITPSDIHEHMLKITQEKLDELTTELKPSLPRHTAVLEGHPSTEIVQAAVDFDCDMIVIASHGRTGLEHILIGSVAESVTRHAHCPVLIVK, encoded by the coding sequence ATGACCATTAACAACATCCTCTGCCCGACCGATTTTTCAGACACGGCAAACAAAGCGATAAATTACGCTGCAGAAATGGCAATCACACATGATGCGACCTTGCATTTAGTCAGTGTAATTAATGAGATCCATGGTTTCGATAGTTTCCAAGTGCTCGCTATCACACCAAGTGACATTCACGAACACATGCTCAAAATAACCCAAGAAAAACTCGATGAACTCACGACAGAACTCAAACCAAGTCTGCCACGACATACGGCGGTACTCGAAGGGCACCCATCAACAGAGATCGTCCAAGCGGCTGTCGATTTTGATTGCGACATGATTGTTATTGCTAGTCATGGTCGTACCGGTTTAGAGCACATACTAATAGGCAGTGTTGCTGAATCAGTTACCCGCCATGCCCATTGCCCAGTATTGATTGTAAAATAA
- a CDS encoding winged helix-turn-helix domain-containing protein — protein sequence MITLYENPRLFYIGDSLMIDPKKQTISKDQQIQKIEPQLIQLLLLLVSAQGNIVSRERIFEAVWPNMVVTQNSLNQSISKLRKLLGDNSKSPEMIITNPRKGYSFIGLVSFPEDNIPTVFVDETGSLSSKYTSIKKNKALDSQPKNLNKPPLVSIKAIGYGFTFILIVAALITSLWPKNNKTIVVSPALIITRSGEIPADPISHALSGFLFYGLKNSFAGENVDVHFECSTPAAKQICPESYHFERNEVIEIKPILRYSGNMLKLNLVIDGVNADIELTTKSLSFDQLDGELDDLLLLLLDRLASSENKKRVLAIAFANLKQAHDPTRSMDRLQLTALAYSQDIEDNTEFVAKLAQSTELCDRDCPLVFGAYGRVLLNQYTKNKDTQTLQKSIEYLQQGLPDKLADTRLKLAVAYALSGDLNRANQLLLSIKQVSFFRVKKALTYFLAKNYLKTNPMKPRLKKLNRVSEYLLKKAEN from the coding sequence ATGATTACGCTGTATGAAAATCCTCGATTGTTTTATATTGGTGATAGCTTAATGATTGATCCGAAGAAGCAAACTATCAGCAAAGATCAACAAATACAAAAAATTGAGCCGCAATTGATTCAGTTATTACTTTTACTGGTTAGTGCACAGGGTAATATTGTTTCTCGAGAGCGAATATTTGAAGCTGTTTGGCCAAATATGGTCGTGACTCAAAACTCATTAAATCAATCTATCAGTAAATTGCGAAAACTATTAGGTGATAACAGTAAATCACCTGAAATGATTATAACGAATCCACGTAAAGGTTATTCATTTATCGGATTGGTTAGTTTTCCTGAAGATAATATTCCAACGGTATTTGTTGATGAGACAGGCTCTTTATCTTCAAAATATACGAGTATCAAAAAGAATAAAGCGTTAGATTCCCAGCCGAAAAATTTAAACAAACCCCCACTGGTAAGCATTAAAGCTATTGGTTATGGTTTTACTTTTATCCTCATCGTCGCGGCTTTAATTACCTCGTTATGGCCGAAAAATAATAAAACTATCGTGGTCTCTCCCGCTTTAATTATTACGCGATCAGGTGAAATCCCTGCGGATCCTATTAGTCATGCATTATCTGGATTTTTATTTTATGGCTTAAAGAATTCGTTTGCAGGGGAAAATGTAGATGTGCACTTTGAATGTTCAACTCCCGCAGCAAAGCAAATTTGCCCTGAGAGTTATCACTTTGAGCGTAATGAAGTCATCGAAATCAAACCTATTTTGCGGTATTCCGGAAATATGTTGAAGCTAAACTTGGTTATTGATGGCGTTAATGCAGATATTGAATTGACAACAAAATCACTCTCGTTTGATCAGCTTGATGGCGAATTAGATGACCTATTACTGCTGTTGTTGGATAGGTTAGCCAGCAGCGAAAATAAAAAGAGGGTATTGGCGATAGCGTTCGCTAACTTAAAGCAAGCTCATGATCCGACAAGGTCGATGGATCGATTACAGTTAACGGCGTTAGCGTACAGTCAGGATATTGAAGACAATACTGAATTTGTCGCTAAATTAGCACAATCAACAGAACTTTGTGATCGAGATTGCCCATTAGTATTTGGTGCTTATGGGCGGGTATTATTAAATCAATATACCAAAAATAAAGATACGCAAACATTACAAAAATCAATTGAATATTTACAACAAGGATTACCTGATAAACTTGCAGATACGCGTTTGAAACTAGCGGTCGCTTATGCATTATCCGGTGATTTAAACAGGGCTAACCAATTATTGTTGTCAATCAAACAGGTTTCTTTTTTTCGTGTAAAAAAAGCCTTAACCTATTTTTTGGCTAAAAATTATTTAAAGACAAATCCAATGAAACCGCGACTCAAGAAGTTAAATCGAGTGAGTGAGTATTTATTAAAAAAGGCTGAAAACTAA
- a CDS encoding OmpA family protein yields the protein MKKSIFAKTLLITSMACTSISANAAEQDPLTNWEKAGVFSSTIIVGTIAGGPIGLVLGVAAGDWINNTWDKSIESEQLMVENQQMTENLLASELQNNQLQHDVLILDKQIQNIAETEEVNQQLVMDALQLDLLFAVNQSAIDNTNQARLMQIADYLIENPNISIVLSGHADPSGKEELNENLAQQRAVSVQDKLIAFGVNELNIQVQSFGAELASAELGELIQYPRDRKVSVEFIDNLATKDAAEMAMQF from the coding sequence ATGAAAAAATCAATCTTCGCAAAAACATTACTTATTACATCAATGGCGTGTACCAGCATCTCAGCAAACGCAGCAGAGCAAGACCCCCTAACAAATTGGGAAAAAGCCGGCGTATTTTCATCAACCATTATCGTCGGCACTATTGCTGGCGGCCCAATTGGCTTAGTACTTGGCGTGGCGGCAGGTGATTGGATTAATAACACTTGGGATAAATCGATTGAATCAGAGCAATTGATGGTTGAAAATCAGCAAATGACAGAAAACTTACTTGCCAGTGAATTACAAAATAATCAACTGCAACACGACGTATTGATTTTGGATAAGCAAATTCAAAACATTGCTGAAACTGAAGAAGTAAATCAACAATTAGTCATGGATGCTTTACAACTCGACCTATTGTTTGCAGTAAATCAAAGTGCGATTGATAACACCAATCAAGCACGATTAATGCAAATTGCCGATTACCTGATTGAAAACCCAAACATCAGTATCGTATTGTCAGGCCATGCAGACCCAAGTGGTAAAGAAGAATTAAACGAAAATTTAGCGCAACAAAGAGCTGTCTCAGTACAAGATAAACTCATTGCGTTTGGTGTAAATGAATTGAATATCCAAGTGCAATCATTTGGTGCCGAACTCGCGAGTGCCGAACTCGGTGAGTTAATTCAATACCCACGCGATCGTAAAGTCAGCGTCGAATTTATCGATAACTTAGCAACTAAAGACGCTGCTGAAATGGCAATGCAATTTTAA
- a CDS encoding helix-turn-helix transcriptional regulator — MNNNHTFHTSAEHLQIGDRIKLRIQDVNSSRYDLARYCNVTLRTVYNWCENKSVPELKVISLLCFRLQSNIPWLITGKVEKHQWNDVFPDDFFDFLNVIKEVQPQRRGDVLRSVFNMVMSLHTQINHGYIINARDISRHVNYLPVYQHQMQEHLSFCQRFKLQKSQLKISNQTIAIACNVSVKTVYNWSIGRYQPSIELLPTLCKVLRVNLPWLITGICDITQWLNIGEVELKEMLYQLNQLPARVTSQILKLVSIMVKEIQCTVK; from the coding sequence ATGAATAATAATCACACATTTCACACTTCAGCAGAGCATTTACAAATAGGGGACCGCATCAAATTAAGAATCCAAGATGTAAATAGTAGTCGGTATGATCTTGCTCGTTATTGTAATGTAACATTGCGTACCGTATATAATTGGTGTGAAAATAAATCAGTTCCAGAATTAAAAGTGATCTCATTATTGTGTTTTAGACTTCAGTCCAATATACCTTGGCTTATCACAGGAAAAGTAGAAAAACATCAATGGAATGATGTTTTTCCTGATGATTTTTTTGATTTTCTTAATGTAATTAAAGAAGTGCAACCTCAAAGAAGAGGCGATGTGCTACGTAGTGTCTTTAATATGGTGATGTCCTTACATACTCAGATTAATCATGGCTACATCATTAACGCCCGGGATATATCTAGACATGTCAATTATTTACCTGTTTATCAGCATCAAATGCAAGAACATCTCTCTTTCTGCCAAAGGTTTAAATTACAAAAAAGTCAGCTAAAAATTTCAAATCAAACTATAGCGATAGCTTGTAATGTGTCGGTTAAAACAGTTTATAACTGGAGTATTGGAAGGTATCAACCCAGCATTGAGTTATTACCAACCCTTTGCAAGGTACTTAGAGTTAATCTACCTTGGTTGATAACAGGTATTTGCGATATAACTCAGTGGTTGAATATAGGTGAGGTAGAACTAAAAGAAATGCTTTATCAATTAAATCAACTACCTGCTAGAGTTACATCCCAGATATTAAAGCTAGTATCTATAATGGTTAAGGAAATTCAGTGTACAGTTAAATAG
- a CDS encoding winged helix-turn-helix domain-containing protein, whose protein sequence is MLMKSDGVMKNIKIGDVEINISSGLIKHNTEECKFDRVGRREVKTLELLLHNKNDIVSKLILLDLVWGEQIVTESSLAVTIFNLRKLLKKYDERKHYKLVNVSGYGYGIYSNNPF, encoded by the coding sequence ATGCTGATGAAGTCAGATGGTGTAATGAAAAATATTAAAATTGGTGACGTTGAAATTAATATTTCAAGTGGTTTAATTAAGCATAATACGGAGGAATGTAAATTTGACAGAGTTGGTCGGAGAGAAGTTAAAACACTTGAATTATTACTTCATAATAAAAATGATATAGTGAGTAAGTTGATATTATTAGACTTGGTCTGGGGTGAACAGATCGTAACTGAGAGCTCTCTTGCTGTTACCATTTTTAATTTAAGAAAATTACTAAAAAAATACGATGAAAGAAAGCATTATAAATTAGTGAATGTCAGCGGTTATGGATATGGAATCTATTCCAATAATCCTTTTTAG
- a CDS encoding EAL domain-containing protein, translating into MPYIKTLHHNSVIIKNIENDSSAEFNLLAQSIVSPKNRKLFALEITSNFNHHSKNNVNIERFFDSIPDDFLKELMLIKIEALNKNESIINADNIIASIHCPFNLLSDNEFIKKIISLSKVRLAFEINSFIENTLNDNAKYSITLLKDQGHELWLDNFTSEDIPINVLKIIMWDRVKIDKTFMYKHMNNNSIFSALYDFVSNNSLKKLIFKGIESDYQHDRVTKLNCLCQGFLYCKPFNLESIGG; encoded by the coding sequence ATGCCTTATATAAAAACGCTGCATCATAATTCAGTTATAATAAAAAATATTGAAAATGATTCATCAGCAGAATTTAACCTACTTGCTCAATCTATTGTAAGCCCTAAAAATAGAAAACTATTTGCATTAGAAATAACCTCTAATTTCAATCATCACTCTAAAAACAATGTCAATATTGAAAGGTTTTTCGATTCTATACCAGATGATTTTTTAAAAGAGTTAATGTTAATTAAGATAGAGGCGTTAAACAAGAATGAATCTATAATAAATGCTGATAATATCATCGCATCGATACATTGCCCATTCAACTTACTATCTGATAATGAATTTATTAAAAAAATAATCTCTTTAAGTAAAGTTAGATTAGCATTTGAAATTAATAGTTTTATTGAAAATACTTTAAATGATAATGCAAAATATTCGATCACACTACTAAAAGATCAAGGCCATGAGTTATGGTTAGATAATTTCACATCAGAAGATATACCTATTAATGTATTAAAAATAATCATGTGGGATAGAGTCAAAATTGATAAAACATTCATGTATAAACACATGAATAACAACTCTATTTTTTCAGCTCTATATGATTTCGTATCAAATAACTCGCTGAAAAAATTGATATTTAAAGGAATAGAATCAGATTATCAACATGATAGAGTTACAAAGTTAAACTGTCTTTGCCAGGGGTTTCTCTACTGTAAACCTTTCAACTTAGAAAGTATTGGGGGATAA
- a CDS encoding winged helix-turn-helix domain-containing protein, whose translation MYFEINHKSDISEYNKLGKRELLLLTFLLQSPREVIGKELIVKTVWPNRIVTDSSLNVTVHNLRKFIKSVSSNIIIKNFSGVGYALYKNAAS comes from the coding sequence TTGTACTTTGAAATCAATCATAAATCAGATATATCAGAATATAATAAACTTGGTAAAAGAGAATTGTTATTACTCACCTTTTTACTACAAAGCCCTAGGGAAGTAATAGGAAAGGAATTGATAGTGAAAACAGTTTGGCCTAATCGGATAGTAACGGATAGTTCATTAAATGTAACGGTGCATAATTTGAGGAAGTTCATTAAATCAGTATCAAGTAACATTATAATTAAAAATTTTTCAGGAGTAGGTTATGCCTTATATAAAAACGCTGCATCATAA
- a CDS encoding EAL domain-containing protein yields the protein MDIDYCKRKDSYVLSFKEYIIRSAFQAIVDTDENTIGYEALSRIHIGSSDKQIRPDIFFDFLIKDECYYKLLFLINKLHLVSYRKSRFYSNDKKLFLNLPPGFFERIRYYPHIVDDVNNMFKEYDISRNNVVAEITEGHAVCKQSLAIGAQLLSRQGYKIALDDYGNEASDFERYEMCKPEVVKISREFFLVQKDNRDYAELKILIDTFKGRSSKILVEGIELHDDYEMLLSLGIDYFQGFYFHKPECVSHCILVA from the coding sequence GTGGATATTGATTATTGTAAAAGAAAAGATAGCTATGTACTTTCCTTTAAGGAATACATTATCCGTAGTGCATTTCAGGCTATTGTCGATACAGATGAAAATACAATCGGTTACGAAGCATTATCTCGTATACACATAGGTTCAAGTGATAAACAGATCCGTCCTGATATATTTTTCGATTTTTTGATAAAAGACGAGTGTTATTATAAGTTGTTGTTTTTAATTAATAAACTGCATCTGGTGAGTTATCGTAAATCAAGATTTTACTCTAATGATAAAAAGCTATTTCTAAATTTACCCCCTGGTTTTTTTGAACGTATTAGATACTACCCTCATATTGTTGATGATGTTAATAACATGTTCAAAGAATATGATATATCTCGGAATAACGTGGTTGCTGAAATAACAGAAGGGCATGCAGTTTGTAAGCAGTCATTAGCAATCGGAGCTCAATTGTTATCAAGACAAGGTTATAAAATAGCCTTAGATGATTATGGTAACGAAGCTTCTGATTTTGAACGTTATGAAATGTGTAAACCTGAAGTAGTAAAAATAAGCCGAGAGTTCTTTTTAGTGCAAAAAGATAATCGTGACTATGCGGAATTAAAAATTTTAATTGATACATTTAAAGGTCGAAGTTCAAAAATACTGGTTGAAGGTATTGAGTTGCACGACGATTATGAGATGTTGTTGTCATTAGGCATTGATTATTTTCAGGGTTTTTACTTCCATAAGCCAGAGTGCGTCTCTCATTGTATTTTGGTGGCGTGA